A window of the Dyadobacter pollutisoli genome harbors these coding sequences:
- the metG gene encoding methionine--tRNA ligase yields the protein MPISNPKRYTVTAALIYANGPIHIGHLAGCYIPADIYVRYLRSKGKEVAFISGTDEHGVPITIRAKKEGLTPQQVVDKYYEQIDNSFKALGITFDIYSRTSKKIHHETSQEIFKDLYDKNVFVEETTEQYFDETAQQFLADRYIVGTCPICANPNAYGDQCERCGSTLSPLELKDPRSMLSGASPVLKATKNWYLPLDTMQPEIEKYINGHSEWKTNVFGQCQSWLKDGLKPRAMTRDLDWGISVPLPDTEGKVLYVWFEAPIGYISATKDWLFQKTGSVEGWKKWWQPTGDGETKLVHFIGKDNIVFHCIIFPAMLMAEGNYILADNVPANEFMNLEGDKISTSRNWAVWLHEYLEEMPDKQDVLRYVLTANAPETKDSEFTWKDFQTRNNSELVGIFGNFINRAAVLTHKFCEGKVPAKGDLQEIDLNVLKELEAFPSKIGDSLENYRFREALTFIMDLARLGNKYLADTQPWHAIKTEPERVNTILNIALQISATLSIVSEPVLPFTAAKLQEQFGITENLWKDAGKADLLPAGQIIQEAQLLFEKIEDHVIEKQVQKLHDAKRLNELEGKTITPVKPEIQYDDFAKMDIRIATIVEAENVPKSKKLLKLLVDIGTEQRTVLSGISEHFKADEIIGKKVLYLANLAPRKMMGMESHGMILMAEDRDGSLAFVQPGKDVWNGGTVN from the coding sequence ATGCCCATTTCCAATCCAAAACGATATACCGTTACAGCAGCGCTGATTTATGCAAATGGCCCAATCCATATCGGGCATTTGGCCGGTTGCTATATTCCTGCTGATATATATGTACGTTACCTGCGTTCAAAAGGAAAAGAGGTTGCTTTCATCAGCGGAACCGATGAGCATGGCGTTCCCATCACCATCCGAGCTAAAAAAGAAGGTCTGACGCCTCAGCAGGTCGTGGACAAATATTACGAGCAGATTGATAATTCTTTCAAAGCGCTGGGGATCACATTTGATATCTATTCCAGGACCAGCAAAAAAATCCATCACGAAACTTCGCAGGAAATTTTCAAAGATCTTTACGATAAGAATGTCTTTGTTGAAGAAACTACGGAACAATATTTCGATGAAACGGCCCAGCAATTCCTCGCGGACAGGTACATTGTAGGTACCTGCCCGATATGTGCCAACCCAAACGCATACGGAGATCAATGTGAGCGCTGCGGTTCTACTTTGAGCCCTTTGGAATTAAAAGACCCGCGTTCGATGCTGTCTGGCGCCAGCCCGGTTTTGAAGGCAACTAAAAACTGGTACCTGCCGCTGGATACCATGCAACCTGAGATTGAAAAATACATTAATGGCCATAGCGAGTGGAAAACCAATGTTTTCGGGCAATGTCAGTCCTGGTTAAAGGACGGGTTGAAACCTCGCGCCATGACCCGCGACCTCGACTGGGGGATTAGCGTGCCACTACCTGACACTGAAGGGAAAGTGCTCTACGTATGGTTTGAAGCACCGATAGGATACATTTCCGCTACAAAAGATTGGCTTTTTCAGAAAACCGGATCAGTCGAGGGATGGAAAAAGTGGTGGCAGCCAACAGGCGATGGGGAGACCAAACTGGTACATTTCATTGGAAAGGACAATATTGTATTCCATTGCATCATTTTCCCTGCGATGTTGATGGCTGAGGGGAACTACATTCTCGCAGATAATGTGCCTGCCAATGAATTTATGAACCTGGAAGGTGATAAAATTTCAACCTCGCGCAACTGGGCAGTCTGGCTTCATGAGTACCTCGAAGAAATGCCGGACAAACAGGATGTACTCCGTTATGTACTTACCGCGAATGCTCCCGAGACCAAAGACAGCGAATTTACCTGGAAAGATTTTCAAACCAGGAACAACAGCGAGCTGGTAGGTATTTTTGGTAATTTTATCAACAGGGCCGCAGTCCTGACCCATAAGTTTTGTGAAGGTAAAGTCCCGGCAAAAGGAGATTTGCAAGAAATTGATCTGAATGTATTGAAGGAACTGGAAGCATTTCCTTCGAAGATCGGAGATTCTCTGGAAAATTACCGGTTTCGGGAAGCGCTGACATTCATCATGGACCTGGCAAGACTGGGTAATAAATACCTGGCCGATACCCAGCCCTGGCATGCCATCAAAACAGAACCGGAACGCGTTAACACCATTTTGAATATCGCTTTGCAGATTTCCGCGACCTTATCTATTGTTTCCGAGCCTGTACTTCCCTTTACCGCGGCCAAATTACAGGAGCAATTCGGAATTACAGAAAATCTATGGAAAGACGCCGGCAAAGCTGATCTTTTACCAGCGGGACAGATTATTCAGGAAGCACAATTGCTGTTTGAGAAAATTGAAGATCACGTCATTGAAAAACAAGTTCAGAAATTACACGACGCGAAACGTCTGAACGAGCTGGAAGGCAAAACGATAACACCTGTCAAGCCGGAAATCCAATATGATGATTTTGCTAAAATGGATATTCGTATCGCTACGATCGTCGAGGCCGAGAATGTGCCCAAAAGCAAGAAACTATTGAAGCTGCTTGTTGATATAGGAACTGAACAGAGAACAGTACTGAGCGGGATTTCGGAGCACTTTAAGGCAGACGAGATTATCGGCAAAAAAGTACTATACCTTGCCAATCTTGCACCTCGTAAAATGATGGGAATGGAGAGCCACGGCATGATACTCATGGCCGAAGACCGCGATGGAAGCCTTGCCTTCGTACAACCAGGAAAAGATGTCTGGAACGGAGGAACTGTTAACTAG
- a CDS encoding NAD-dependent epimerase/dehydratase family protein: protein MKVLITGATGLVGSAVAKKFLSENHEVFTLFRAGSDRSLLTGIADRLQWVEGDILDLSLLEKAIEGMDVVIHTAAVVSFVPRDRKMMYKVNVEGTANVVNVCLQHQSVKLCHVSSIAAIGRPDSRKVLPGQDTVLNESQRWEDSPENSEYAKTKHLAELEVWRGVAEGLNAVIVNPTLILGEGDWTKSSTQIFRYVYREKPFYTEGLANYVDVLDVAEIVFKLVDSDISGERFLLNAGSISYHNLFNSIADAMHKKRPSFKVKPWLAGIIWRVEALRTWLLGTKPLITRETAQSAARRVRYDNAKIKNALGFNFQPVEKTVARVSESLVGKI, encoded by the coding sequence ATGAAGGTTCTCATTACCGGTGCCACGGGTTTGGTCGGCAGCGCTGTTGCCAAAAAGTTTCTTTCCGAAAATCATGAGGTTTTTACATTGTTCCGTGCGGGGTCAGACAGAAGTTTACTGACCGGAATAGCTGATCGTTTGCAATGGGTGGAAGGTGACATTCTGGATCTCAGCTTGCTGGAAAAAGCCATTGAGGGCATGGACGTCGTGATACATACTGCTGCAGTAGTATCCTTTGTGCCTCGCGACCGCAAAATGATGTACAAGGTCAATGTGGAAGGTACAGCCAATGTGGTGAATGTGTGCCTTCAACATCAGTCAGTCAAACTTTGCCACGTGAGCAGCATCGCCGCAATAGGCCGTCCCGATTCAAGGAAGGTGCTTCCCGGGCAGGATACGGTACTAAACGAAAGCCAGCGCTGGGAAGATTCTCCCGAGAACTCGGAATATGCCAAAACCAAACACCTCGCTGAACTGGAAGTGTGGAGGGGAGTAGCAGAGGGCCTTAATGCAGTAATCGTTAACCCTACATTGATTTTGGGAGAAGGCGACTGGACGAAGAGCAGCACTCAGATTTTTCGTTACGTATATCGGGAAAAGCCGTTTTACACGGAAGGGTTGGCGAATTACGTGGACGTTCTGGATGTGGCAGAAATCGTTTTTAAGCTGGTTGACTCTGACATTTCAGGAGAAAGGTTTTTGCTCAACGCCGGAAGCATTTCCTACCACAACCTGTTTAACTCCATTGCTGACGCAATGCATAAAAAACGACCGTCATTTAAGGTAAAGCCCTGGCTTGCAGGGATTATCTGGCGTGTGGAGGCGTTGAGGACATGGTTGCTGGGCACGAAGCCATTAATTACCCGGGAAACGGCACAGTCGGCAGCGCGAAGGGTCAGGTATGATAATGCGAAAATCAAAAATGCATTAGGTTTTAACTTTCAGCCTGTTGAGAAAACGGTCGCCCGCGTAAGCGAAAGTTTGGTTGGCAAGATTTGA
- a CDS encoding tetratricopeptide repeat protein, with the protein MMEKNFGERKDYMKETLLRFERMLKTSEPVFFDLDTYEKVTGHYIEKGDWEKAYKACELGLSDYPYSLDLLLSMVQLHANRGEHEMAQEILERASLFHPGDIEISFMQVAISNMMGEFEEAIEVLENLLQRVEDKDEIYFQIGQTYQNWGKYEEAIKFYKRSLKNNLNNESALYELAHCLDLVGQLESHLGYYNDLVDRDPFSHHAWYNLGIAFSKLERYEDAVNAYEYATLVKDDFASAFFQLGNSYMNLEKYDDAKDQYLKAIELEGEQPETCCCLGTCYEKLGEFETAIKYYRQTVKLDNQWDDGWYGLGICFSELGRWYEAVGFLRKAIQITELNPDYWLALAETEFKVGNVVSAFEAFEKAAEIEPSNPDIWLKWSHVLFEQGNYARACDLLQAAIDEMPEEADLYYRMSVYQIHAGEYREALVNLEVGLTLDYDAHVQLFDFFPDLEKQKALFRIIEQYREK; encoded by the coding sequence ATGATGGAGAAAAATTTCGGGGAAAGAAAGGATTATATGAAGGAGACATTGCTCAGGTTTGAAAGAATGCTGAAGACCAGCGAGCCGGTTTTTTTTGATTTGGATACGTACGAGAAAGTTACGGGCCACTATATAGAAAAAGGAGATTGGGAAAAGGCTTACAAAGCCTGCGAGCTGGGACTTTCAGATTACCCGTATTCACTGGACCTGCTGCTAAGTATGGTTCAGCTGCATGCCAACAGAGGAGAGCATGAAATGGCTCAGGAGATTTTGGAAAGGGCTTCGCTTTTTCATCCCGGCGACATTGAAATCTCTTTTATGCAGGTTGCGATTTCCAATATGATGGGCGAGTTTGAAGAAGCCATCGAAGTACTGGAAAACTTGCTGCAGCGGGTAGAAGACAAGGATGAAATTTACTTTCAGATAGGGCAGACTTACCAGAACTGGGGTAAGTACGAAGAGGCCATTAAATTCTACAAAAGGTCTCTCAAAAATAACCTGAACAATGAAAGCGCTTTATACGAACTGGCACATTGCCTGGATCTGGTAGGGCAGCTGGAAAGTCATTTGGGCTATTATAACGATCTGGTTGACAGAGATCCATTCTCTCACCATGCCTGGTACAACCTCGGGATTGCATTCAGCAAGCTGGAAAGGTATGAGGATGCTGTCAATGCGTATGAGTATGCTACATTGGTTAAGGATGATTTTGCCTCGGCATTTTTCCAGCTGGGCAATTCGTACATGAACCTGGAAAAGTATGATGATGCCAAGGATCAGTATCTCAAAGCAATAGAACTCGAAGGCGAGCAGCCGGAAACTTGCTGTTGCCTGGGTACCTGCTATGAAAAGCTCGGAGAGTTCGAAACCGCCATTAAATACTATCGCCAAACAGTCAAACTGGATAATCAGTGGGATGACGGCTGGTACGGTCTCGGTATCTGTTTCAGTGAGCTGGGCCGCTGGTATGAGGCAGTCGGTTTTTTGAGAAAAGCAATCCAGATCACGGAATTAAACCCTGACTATTGGCTGGCGCTGGCAGAAACGGAATTTAAAGTAGGCAATGTAGTATCTGCGTTTGAAGCGTTTGAAAAGGCAGCAGAAATTGAACCGTCCAACCCGGATATCTGGCTGAAATGGTCGCATGTGTTATTCGAGCAGGGAAATTACGCGCGTGCGTGTGATCTTTTGCAAGCTGCAATTGACGAAATGCCCGAGGAAGCCGATTTATACTACAGAATGTCGGTATACCAGATCCATGCGGGAGAATACCGG